The genomic stretch taatattcccCTCCTTTTCTAATAGGTTTCATCCTACTACtatttaatttggttttaaaaattatcgaCACTGGGTCTATAACCTTTTTTACACTGCATTGATTGAGATTTTCTGGTAAGGATTCGTGGGCCCCCTGACTTTGAAGGCCTCGGGGCACTGCTCCGCCTAGCCCCTCGGTAGCTACGCCATTGTAAATAGCGTAGTTTATGTATCTccctttaataatataatctatgaacAGCTGTTCGAATGTGGTTCGAATATGTAGTGTGTAATCTATGGATAGGTACTGTCTGCTGCCTCGAAACTCGAGAGTCGAGAGTAGAGACAAAATGATAGCTGTCAATTTGATAACAGAGTGACATCATTGTGACgttttgtgaattttatttgtcGTTTCTTTTTCGAAGTATTAAATTGCGAAACCAAATAATTTctagattttgtttgtttcttattatattttgttatactgGATTGCAAATCATTTGcaatatttctttgttaacgtattttaaatagcCTACGTCAAAATTCCTCCGGCTGCAGTAAACGAAGGTTCTTCTCTCCGAACTACTGATCGGTACGTTTCTATATTGagatttatagtaaaatatacatattgacATTGAATATGACCCATTGCCCATGAATTATTTCTTAGCGCCGATAGCTAATTCCTCTTGGTAGTCATTAAACTTTATTGTCGATATCGCTGTGTAATCACTTAGTGCACTAAACTGAGCAAAACTGTgtttatgcaaaaattatttccacaCCCTGTTCAGAGACTTTAAAACcgtttacttttaaattttcgaATCCCTTTTATCactgaaaattgtttaaaactaaacaataaaatgaaaacccTATTTAACACAgtttgttattgaaaatagGACCAACACATTTAATGTGAAGTATTGAGGGCAGTGCTTTAGTAATTCTGTTGTGCTATAGAATAATCAATGTATTTATAGATTCACATTTattctgatttttttatatgagctCTTGTTCCTCATTTGATcataacatgaaaaaaaaattggaattgaaataaatcataatttaaatttgcacCTTTTgcccatatattatatatataaaattatattatgtaaaaattgacaattgtACACCACATGGCAGATCACAGtagaactttatataatgtaataccttCCTAATAACCtgtgaatcacaataaatcattttgaatttgaatttgaatatgaatttatatttatatttcctacAGCTTCTCCTAGaccaccaggttgtctggaagagattgctACCTTAGCAATAAGACTGCCTGTTGTGCTCttgattgtttataatataatatataatatatttattttttattatcatttggtgcacaataaagtgtttttgtttgtttgtaaaaatgttgACAAAGGAATTTGGATTTCCTCCATTAGaacagttaaaatttgtttttcataaattttaaatcataatatgcTATTGAGAGGTAGAGATTAATCCTTCGCCAATGATTTACTGTGTGTATGTTgcatctaaaataaatattttattagtatatgtGGGTAAACCCAATTTGAAACTTCTGCtggggataaaaaaaaacaaattcactATAGAActactttaattaaacttaattaaaattggaatAAATCAAGTATGTCTCCACTATGCAAGTTGGTATGAAATTTGAACACTATGAAgcaagaaattttgaaagaatagaaaaaatttgatcatgaGGCaggattttttctattctttcaaaatttctcatttataaagcatttcaatgctataaaactaaaaattaaacactatgaagtaattaatatttgataagaCATCTACCAtgctatatattaatacaaaaaacccATTACAAAATtagatttgatttaataaataaaacattaatcattatttaaattataaatatgcttgaaacaaatacatttataattaattcttaaaagaCATCTATCATAGATTCAAGACTATTACCATAATTTTAGGTGGTCGGAGATGTTGACGCCATGTGAGGCCAGTGAGGTAATAGCGTTCCTAGAGGGACGCGATGCTCCCGATGCTTTCGTGGGGTTATATAGCGCCGTGAGGGAGCCCTGGCTAGCGCGCGGCCTGCTGCAGTACCACGCGCGGACCGGCTCCACGCGGGCTCTCGACCTCCTGGCTCGCGCGCCCGAAGCCCACGCGCGCTATCTTCTCGATGCGCTGCTCGAGCAGCTGCGCGGCGAGCGGCCGGCGTGCCACCACGCGCTCGCCGCCCTGGCGCTGCTCGTGGCGCGTCGCCCCGTCTGGCTGCACCGCCTGCCCACGCACGGCACCTCGCGGGAACTGCTGCGCGCCGCTCGCCGCGAGCGGGACCCGCTGGCGCTGCTGCACGCGCTGCTCGCTCTCGCCGCGCTGCTGCCCGCCGAGCCCGCCCTGGCGGCCGCGCACTGGACCGACCTGGCCGAGGCGCTGCTGCGCCCCGCTGCGCTCgagccgcccgcgccgcccgtgCGCGACCATCTGCAGCTGGCGCAGCTCGCTCTGTTCCACGCGCTCTACGCCACCCACCCGTGCACCCTGCTGGAGACGCTCCGGGCGGAGTGCGCCGCGGCGACCGCGAGGGATGCGTGGGAGCGTGCGCTCGTGCCGCTGCTGCGCTCCGTGCGGCTGCACCCCGCGCTGGTGACGGGCTCCCGGCAACGCGAGGCGGAGGCGGCTCGCAAGACACGCCTCGAGATCCACGACGTGCTCGCGGAGACGCGGCGTCTGTCCCTCCGTGCGCGGGAGCCGGCCGAGGAGCGCACCGGTCtggcgcccgcgcccgcgccgcccgctcCGCCCNNNNNNNNNNNNNNNNNNNNNNNNNNNNNNNNNNNNNNNNNNNNNNNNNNNNNNNNNNNNNNNNNNNNNNNNNNNNNNNNNNNNNNNNNNNNNNNNNNNNcaaaattttatattttttaggaCAAACAATTCTTCGtgttatttagataattaCCTCGATAacgaacaaagaaaaattcggttacagatttttaaaattcgtgAAATCAACATGTTTGTCCTTGCTTTTATCAACATTACTGCAAGAAAAATTGTTGCAGTCTAGTCAAAGGGTTACtcacaaataattaatcgttAGTAATAAATGATGTTATGCCAGTCCAGTCGAG from Zerene cesonia ecotype Mississippi chromosome 27, Zerene_cesonia_1.1, whole genome shotgun sequence encodes the following:
- the LOC119837310 gene encoding hamartin-like is translated as MLTPCEASEVIAFLEGRDAPDAFVGLYSAVREPWLARGLLQYHARTGSTRALDLLARAPEAHARYLLDALLEQLRGERPACHHALAALALLVARRPVWLHRLPTHGTSRELLRAARRERDPLALLHALLALAALLPAEPALAAAHWTDLAEALLRPAALEPPAPPVRDHLQLAQLALFHALYATHPCTLLETLRAECAAATARDAWERALVPLLRSVRLHPALVTGSRQREAEAARKTRLEIHDVLAETRRLSLRAREPAEERTGLAPAPAPPAP